CCCCTGCGAAGGTCGCCTCCAGGTTGTCCGAGAGCCGGGACGTGAACATCGCACCGAAGATGGCGACACCCAGGGAAGCGCCAACCTCACGGAAGTAGTTGTTGCTGGAGGTGGCCGTGCCGATCTGGTCCACGGGCACCGAGTTCTGCACCACGAGCACCACCACCTGCATGATGTAGCCCAGGCCGGCGCCGAACACGAACAGCTGTGCGCAGATGACCCAGACCGGAGTGTCGGCGGAGAGGGTGGTCATCCACAGCATGGCGAGTATCACCAGCGCGGCACCCATAATCGGGTACTTCTTGTAGGTCCCGTGCTTGGTGATGGCGAGGCCGGAGTAGATCGAGGTGCCCATCATGCCGACCATCATCGGCAGCATCAGCAGGCCGGAGACGGCTGCGGAGGTACCGGTGGACATCTGCAGGAAGGTGGGGACGAATGCCAATGCGGCGAACATCCCCATGCCCAGGGTGAACCCGATGGCCGTGCTGTTGACGAAGATCGGATTCCGGAACAGGCTCAGCGGAATGATCGGATCCTCGACGCGGCGCTCGATCATCACGAAGATGAGGGCCGCCGCAAGCATTCCCGCACCGAATGCGAGCGTCATCGGGTCGGTCCAGCCGTAGTCGTCGCGTCCGCCGAAGTCGGTGAAGAAGATCAGGCAGGTGGTGGCGATGGACAGGAACACCACGCCGCCGATATCGATTCGCTTCTGTGCCTTCTTGGTCGGCAGGGTCAGGGTGAAGAAGGCAATGAGGAAGGCGATGATGCCGATGGGGATGTTGATGTAGAACGCCCACTGCCAGGTCATGTGGTCCACGAAGAAACCGCCCAGCAGGGGGCCGGCCACGGCGGACAGACCGAAGATGCCGCCCAGCGGGCCGAGGTATTTGCCGCGCTGGTTGGCCGGCACAATGTCGGCGATGATGGCCTGCGAGAGGATCATCAGGCCGCCGCCGCCCAGGCCCTGGATGGCGCGGAAGACCACGAATGCCCAGAAGTCGGTGGCGAAGGCGCAGCCCACGGATGCCGCCGTGAAGAGGGCAATCGCGAACAGGAACAGGTTGCGGCGCCCCAGCACATCGCCGAATTTGCCGTAGATGGGCATCACGATGGTGGTTGCGAGCAGGTAGGCGGTGGTGATCCAGGTCTGGTGCTCGACGCCGCCGAGTTCCCCGACGATGGTGGGCATCGCCGTCGAGACAATGGTCTGGTCGAGGCTCGAAAGCAGCATTCCGGCGATCAGGGCGGAAAAGATGATCCAGATGCGTTTCTGGGTCAGCAGAAGCGGCCCGGAAACAGGTTCAGCGGTGGTGGTCATTCGGTGTCCTTGGCGGTATCGACAGAGCCGGTAGTGGCAGGGGAAGTGGATGCTGGGCGGGGATCCGCCGGTTCGATGGGGAGCAGTGACGCAGGCGAAAACACTTCGATCGCGGCATTGACCTCAGTGACGAGCGTGCGGCGGTAGGAATCGGTATTTGCCGGATCGAAGAAGCGGAGTCCAGCGCGCTGGACCATGGCTCCGAAGACTGTGACTACGGCCCGGACCCGCGCATCATCGACAGGGAGGGATTCGCGGGTGGCCACGATCCGGGCAAAGGTTTCCTCTGCCTCCTGCGAGCCGTGCATGGCCTTGTGGATGAGCCGGGGCTCGGCGCCGACGGCTTTCTTCAACTGGGCCATCTCCGTTCGCGACATGGCCATGCGTTCAGTCATGCCGACGGCCAGATCCACGAAGTCCGCAACCAGGGTGGGGGAGAGCCCGTTCCCAGCGGCCCCGGGACCACCGGCTATGAAGCGCTGGACCAGGTCCTCGGGAAGATCGTCAGCCGGTGAACCCAGGATGGCGTCTTCCTTCGCGGGAAAGTAATTGAAGAACGTGCGGCGGGAAATGCCGACCCGCTCGCACAGTTGTTCAACGGTGAAACCGTTGACGCCGTGGGCCGCGGTCAGGGTCCGGGCATGGGCCGTAATCGCCGCCCGTGTCGCGGTGCGCTTGCGTTCCCGCAGGCCGCATTCGTCCCCTGGTGCACTGTTTATCACGGAGCAAAGTTTTGCACTCTGGTACATCAGAGTGCAAATTGTGCCCGGGGATGTGTCGGGCGCGCCGGACGCACGGGGCAGAGCAAAGGAGCGCCCGGATGTCCGGACGCTCCTTTGGCTGAAATGAACCGCCCCGGCTGTGGCTGATACCCGCCGGGGCCGGGGTACTAGGCCTGCGGCGGCTTCGTCATCGACAGGACGTCCAGTGCCTTGTCCAGCTGCTCCACGGTCAGCTCACCGCGTTCCAGATAGCCGAGATCCTCGACGGCCTGGCGGATGGTTTTGCCTTCCTTGACCGAGTACTTGGCGATCTTCGCCGCGTTTTCGTAGCCGATGAACTTGTTCAGCGGAGTCACGATGGACGGGGAGGCTTCGGCCAGGTAGCGGGCGCGCTCCACATTGGCCTCGATGCCGTCGATCATCTTGTCCGCCATCACGACGGAGGAATTGGCCAGGAGGCGGATGGACTCCAGCAGGTTCGCGGCGATCACCGGGATACCCACGTTGAGTTCGAAGTAGCCGAAGGTTCCGGCCCAGGCCACGGCGGCGTCGTTACCCACCACCTGGGCGGCAACCTGGAGGACGGCCTCGGAGATGACGGGGTTGACCTTGCCCGGCATGATCGAGGAGCCCGGCTGCAGATCGGGGATGGCAATCTCGCCCAGGCCCGTGTTGGGGCCGGAGCCCATCCAACGCAGGTCATTGGCGATCTTGGAGAAGGAGACGGCGATGGTGCGGAGCATGCCGGAAACCTCGACCAGCGCATCGCGGTTGGCCTGGGCCTCGAAGTGGTCGCGGGCCTCGGTCAGCGGCAGCCCGGTGTCGGCCGCCAGCAGCTCGATCACGCGCTGCGGGAAGCCTGCAGGGGTGTTGATGCCGGTGCCGACGGCGGTGCCGCCCAGCGGAACCTCTGCCACGCGGGGGAGCGAGGCGTTGACCCGCTCGATGCCGTAGCGGACCTGGGCAGCGTAGCCGCCGAATTCCTGGCCGAGCGTGACCGGGGTGGCATCCATCAGATGGGTACGGCCGGACTTGACGACGTCCTTGAACTCCTCGGCCTTGCGCTCCAGGGACCCGGCAAGGTGTTCCAGGGCGGGGATCAGCTTGTTGATCAGTGCGGACGTGGCTGCAACGTGAACCGACGTCGGAAAGACATCATTGGAGGACTGCGAAGCGTTGACGTGGTCGTTGGGGTGGACAGTTGTCTCGCTGCCGGCGTCCTTCAGTGCCCGGGTGGCCAGCTCGGCCAGGACCTCGTTGGTGTTCATATTCGAGGAGGTGCCGGAACCGGTCTGGAAAATATCGATCGGGAACTGGTCGTTGTACGTGCCGCCGGCCACGGCATCGGCCGCTTTTTCAATGGCCCGGGCGCGCTCTTCGTCGAGCACCCCCAGTTCGGCGTTGGCGGTCGCTGCGGCCTTCTTGATCCGGGCGAGCGCTTCGATGTGCGAGGGTTCCAGCGTGGTGCCGGAAATGGGGAAGTTCTCGACCGCGCGCTGTGTCTGGGCGCGGTAGAGTGCGGAGGCCGGAACGCGGACCTCACCCATGGTGTCGTGTTCGATGCGGTATTCGGGGGTGTCGGAAGTCATGCTCCCCAGCCTAATCTCCGAACGCGCCGCAGTGATAACCGCTACTTGGGCAGTGTCGTACGCAGGACGGCGGGGTGTTCCAGGGCGCCGAAACCGGAGACGAGTTCGGCGCTGCCTTCCGCCAGCCGGTAGGACAGCCCAATCACGGCAACCCGTCCCTCGTCGACGGCGGCCGCGATGAGCCTGGAGCTGTCCACCAGACGTTCGGCGGTCTGCTTCGTATGCTCCACCACCATGTCATTGACCTCGTGCAGGTCCTTGCGCTGTGCCGCGAGCACGGAAGGGGTGATCCGTTCGACCAGGGAGCGGACATACCCGCTGGGCATCTCGCCGGTGTCGACGGTTTCCTTCGCGGCAGTGACGGCGCCGCAGTTGTCATGTCCCAGCACCGCAATCAGGGGTACACCCAGTGTGTCCACGCTGTATTCCAGCGAACCAAGGACGGCATCGTCGATCACCTGGCCCGCGGTGCGGACGACGAATGCGTCGCCGAGGCCGAGGTCAAAAATGATCTCAGCGGCAAGACGGGAATCCGAGCAGCCGAAGATGACGGCGAACGGGTTCTGTCCTTCCACCAGGGAGCTGCGCCGCGGCGCGTCCTGATTGGGGTGGCTCGCTGTGCCGGCAACGAAGCGTTCGTTGCCTTTACGCAGCCGATGCCAGGCCTGGGCGGGAGTGATGGTCGTTTCAGTCTCTGTTTCCACGCTACCGAGGTTACTCCTGTGGTGCGGCCGGATGCGGGCGGAAGGTCAGTTGCCGCGCAGGTCCTGGACCGCGTGTTCGGCCAGGACATCGAATTCAGCCAGATCGGCGGAGCCGGACAGCAGGAGGGTCTGCCCCTCGATCTCGGTGACCAGCGTTGCCTCGCCGTTGGAGGAATCACGCAGCTCCCACGTCACTCCGCCGGACTGGCGTTCCCCGGAGACGGTCGAGTCACCGGTGTGCTGGAAGATCCAGGTGGGATTCGCGGCGTTGGTCTGCGTCAGTGAGATGAATTCCGTCTCCGGGGTGAGATATCCCACCTCCCAGTTCGGGACGCCGTCATTGGTCCCCGCGTTCCAGCGGGCGTAGTTCGCGGTCCAGCCGTCCGGCAGCTCCAGGGCCAGCGGGACGTATCCGGCATCACCGGCGGCCTGGTTGGCGGCCGCAGCGACATCGACGTCGCGCGCCTGCATCTTGGGGGCTGGGTTGAGCAGCACCGGCACCAGGCACAGTGCCAGTGTGAGGCCAGTGGCGATCAGCATGCCCATCACCGTGGCATTGGCCCGCTTTGCCTGCTTGGCGGTCAATACCGGCGTTACGGCGTCATCGGTCTGCTGGGGGTCGGGGTGCGTTTCGCTCACCCCTCCATAATCTCTTATGCGGGCGCGATGTCCTACTCGGTACAGCCACTGTCAGTGAAATCCCCGCGCAGGGTGGTGACGGGAGGCACTCAGACTATGATCGGACAAAAGGACATCCGCTCCCTGGCGGGTGTCCGTTTACATCGAAATTTCGAAGATGAGGTTTGACGTGTCCAAAGGTGCCCAGTACTCCACACTTTCCCCCGCATTGGCAGTCGGGGATTCCGAGCCGGACCGGAACCTGGCCCTTGAGCTCGTCCGGGTCACCGAGGCAGCAGCCATCGCCGGCGGCCACTGGGTGGGCTTCGGCGACAAGAACGCCGCCGACGGCGCCGCCGTGGACGCGATGCGTTCACTCATTTCCACTGTCCACTTCAACGGCGTCGTCGTCATCGGCGAAGGCGAAAAAGACGAAGCGCCGATGCTCTACAACGGCGAACACGTGGGTGACGGCACCGGAGCACTGTGCGACGTCGCCGTGGACCCGATCGACGGAACCCGCCTGACCGCGCTCGGCATCAACAATGCCCTCGCCGTTCTTGCGGTGGCGGAGCGCGGCACGATGTTTGACCCCTCGGCCGTGTTCTACATGGAGAAGCTGGTCACAGGTCCCGAAGCCGCCGACATGGTGGACCTCCGCCTGCCGGTGAAGCAGAACCTGCACCTGATCGCCAAGGCCAAGGGCAAGAAGATCAACCAGCTCAACGTGATGGTCCTGGAACGCGACCGCCACAAGCCCCTCGTCCAGGAAATCCGCGATGCCGGCGCACGCACCCGGATGCTGATGGACGGCGACGTCGCCGGCGGCATCGCGGCGGCACGTGAAGGCACCGACGTCGATGCGTTGATGGGCATCGGTGGAACCCCGGAGGGCATCATTACCGCCTGTGCCGTCAAGACACTCGGCGGCGTCATCCAGGGCCGCTTGTGGCCGACGTCGGACGACGAGAAGCAGAAGGCGATCGACGCCGGCCACGACCTGGACCGCGTGATGTCCACCAATGACCTGGTCTGGAGCGACAACTGCTACTTCGCCGCCACGGGCATCACCGACGGCGACCTGCTGCGCGGCGTGCGTTACAAGAAGGACCGTGTGCTGACCCAGTCGATCGTGATGCGCTCCAAGTCCGGCACCATCCGCGTGGTGGACGGCGAACACCAGGCGCACAAGTGGGAGTCCTACGCCCGCTCGATGTAAGGGGCAGCGGCTCTCCAGGAAAACCCAGTAAGGGAAACAGGCGGCCGGATATCCGGCCGCCTGTTTCCCTGTCACGCGCCTTTTTCGGGTGCGGCGGGGGAGCCAAGTAGGCTGGAAGGCATGACTCTGCGCGTTACCCCCTGCTCCGATGCCGCCTCCTGGAACGAAACCGTTAACCGCTTCCGCGGACATCCGCAGCAGTTGTGGGGCTGGGGCCAGACCAAAGCCCAGCACGGGTGGAGCGTTGACCGTGTGCTGGTGAGTGACGACTCAGGCACCGTCCTCGGCTCCGCACAGGTCCTGCTGCGGGCCCTGCCCTTCCCGTTCCGTGCCCTGGCCTACATTCCCCGCGGACCCCAGGGGGAACCCGGGCGTGAACTGGACGTCCTGGACGCCGTAGGCAGCTATGTAAAGAGCACGCATTCCGCGGTGGCCCTGTCCATCGAACCGGACTGGGACGCTGACGGGAAGCTCGTGGCGGGACTGCCCGGACTCGGCTTCCGCCGCAGCGAGAACACCATCCTCATCGGCCGGACGCTGATCCTGGACCTGCAGCGCAGCCTCGAGGACCTTTCCGGCGACATGAGCAAAAAACACCGCCAGTACATCCGGAAGTCCGGACGCGAAGACCTGACCTACCGGCGCGTGACGCGCGCGGAAATCGCCAAGTGCCTGGCGGTGTACAAGCTCACCGCCCAGCGGGCGGACTTCGGCATCCACGAAGACGCCTATTACCTGGATATCTTCGACAACCTGGGTGAGGATTCACCCGTCTACGCAGCCTTCAAGGGCGAGGACGTGGTCGCCTTCCTCTGGCTTTCCACGAGCGGCTACACCGCATTCGAGCTCTACGGGGGAATGACGGAGGAAGGCGAACGGCTGCGGGCCAACTACGCCCTGAAGTGGCACGCCATCTCCGACATGAAGGAGCGTGGAATCACCCGGTATGACTTCAACGGCCTGCTCAATGACGGGGTCTCGAAGTTCAAGATGGGCTGGGCGAAACACGAAGACCAACTGGCCGGCACCTGGGACAAGCCCCTGTCGCCGCTGTACCCGGTCTTTTCCACCGCACTGCCCGTGGCCAAGACGGGGATGCGGAAGGCCCGCGGGGTGCTTACCGCCGTGAAGAGCCGGCTCGGCCGGTAGGGCCTAGGCCCCCAAATCCAGTCGGGGAGCATCCGGCTCCCGGTCCGGCGCCGTTCCGACGGTCACCGCAAAGGCGAGGGCGCCGTCGTCGTGCTGGGCGGAGTCGGCGGCGAGACGCGCCGTGACCGGGGCCTCGGCCGCCGGAACGAAGGCGCTCTGCCCGGCCTCCAGCGTGAGGCTGCCGGTGGGGGAAGCCAGGACGATGGTGCCCCGCACAGCGATAACAACGGCTGGCCCGTTCTGCAGCACCGGCAGTTCGGTGGGGAGGGAATCCCCGGCACTGCCCGCGGGTCCCTGTGCCAGTTCGAGGCGCTGGAGCGCGAACTCCTCGAACGGCGGCCGGAACACCTGCTGTCCGGGACCGGTGGTGTCGGCGGACAGGTAGGGGACGCCCAGGGGGCGGAAATCGACGGTCTTCAGCAGTTCGGGCACGTCGACGTGCTTGGGTGTCAGACCGCCGCGCAGGACATTGTCGGACGCTGCCATGACTTCCACGCCCAGGCCGCTGAGATACGCGTGGACGTTCCCGGCCGGCAGGTATACGGCGTCGCCGGGCTGCAGCGAGACGCGGTTGAGCAGCAGGGAGAGCAGGACGCCGGGATCGCCCGGGTAGTAACCGTTCAACTCGGCTAGGGTGGCCATTTCCCGCCCGTACGTGCCCCTGGCGGACTCCGCCGCAGCTGCGCTCAACTCGACGGCCGCGCGCACGGCTTCCCCGTCGTTGATCAGTGCGCGGAACACGGACTGCAGTCTTTCGGGTGCGGGATGGCCGGAGGACAGCTCCGCCACGATCCATTCCAGCAGCTCGGGCACGTCCCGGCCGGAAGCGGAAACGGCAGCAGTGAGGGCGCGGAAAAGCCCCGCAGCCTCGTCCGGGCTGCGGAATCCGCAGAGCGCTTCGAACGGCGTCAACGCGAAGATCATCTCCGGCTTATGGTGCTCGTCCTTGTAATTGCGGTCGCGGGCGCCGCGGTCAATGCCGGCCTCCTCCTCGGCGGCATAACCGGCGCGGGCCTGCTCGGGCGTGGGATGGACCTGCAGCGACAGGGGAGCGCCGGCCGCCAGGATCTTCGCCAGGAACGGCAGCTCCGGGCCGAAGCGGGCCACGGCATCGGCACCGAGCATCCGCTCGGGGTCGGTGGCAATCAACTCATCGAGCGTGTCGCTGCCCGCTACGGGGGGTACCAGCACCGAAGGCGCCCCGGAGTGCGCGCCGATCCACAGCTCGGCCTCGGGTTCGCCTGAGGGTTCGCGGCCGAATAGCTCGGCCATCGCCGTGGTCGATCCCCAGGCGTAGGGGCGAAGGGTGTTCCGGAGCAGGTACACGGGCCTCTTTTCGGTTGCTGGGCGGACGGCGTGCGGGGAAGCAGAGCGGCGGAGGTCCGGGTCTATCCCGGGCTGCACTCACCGTTGTTGTTCAGGATCGAGCCGAGGGTGACATCGTCGCCGATTTCCGCCAGATACTGCAGGTATTCCACCGTGATTTCCGCTTCCTCCTCCTGCGGCACCTCGGTCAGCGGGGTTCCGTCGGCAGCTTCGCCGTCAGTACCGGCATCCGGCGCGGCTTCCGCAGGGGCCGCTTCTTCCGGGGCGGCTTCTTCGGCCGGGGCCGGTGCGGGATCGGGTTCAACAGGCGACGATTCGGTGCCGGCCAGGAAATCCTGCACCCGGGCGTGGATCAGGTTGAAGTCCGGATACGTCACGAAGTTTTCCGCTGCTGAGCCGAAGTCCGGAGGACCGATGGTCATCCGCTGCATCGTGAGGCCCTTTGCCTTGAGGGCCAGGTCCACGAAGCTGCCCAGCTGGTCCTGGGGCAGATCCGTTTCCACAATCTCTTCACCTGCTGTGGCGATGGCCTGGAAGCGGGTGAGGAGGGTGGCCGGGTCCATTTGGGCAATCATGGCCTGCTGGACGCACTGCTGCCGGGAGATCCGGTGGTAATCGGTCACGAACTCGCGCGACCGCGCATACCAAAGGGCGTGGTAGCCGTCGAGTGTCTGGACGCCCGGGGGAATCCAGCCGTCCGGGGGATAGTGCCGGTTGGTGCCGGGAATCTCACCGGCAGTGATGGGCACCCAGCCGCCGGAATTGATCTTGATTCCGCCCATGGCGTCAATCAGGTGCGAGAAACCTTCCATGTCCACAATCACGTAGCCCTGCACCTCGAGGCCGAGGGTGCCGCTCACGGCGTCCATCATGGCTTCGGCACCGGGATCGTCGGAACCGGGGTAGAGATCCGCGTAGTTCTCCGTGACGGTCTGGTAGAGGCTGTTGATGATGCACTCGTCACCGCAGTCGTAGCCGGTGGGGTACACATCGTTGAGCGGGGAATCGGCGGGGAACTGGGCGTTCTGGAAGTTGCGGGGGATGCTGAAGGTCACCGGCTGGCCGGTCTTGGCATCCACGCTGATCATCGAAATGCTGTCCGGACGCAGGCCTGTCCGGTCCTCGCCGGCGTCGCCGCCCATCAGGAGGAAGTTGTAGCGGCCGTCCACGGGATCAAGCGAAGGTCCGGAGGCGAAGATCGAGCCGAAGGTCTGGCGGCTGACGTTGAGCAGGTAGGCCCCGTAGGCGAGGCTGCCGCTGGTTGCGATCATCAGCAGTGCCAGACAGATGGAGACGAGGGGGCGTACGCCGCGCTCCAGCAGCGGAGGTCGGATGATGCGCAGGGTGTTCAGGAACAGCAGGGCCCATGCGACGGCTAGGACGGCCAAGATAATCATGACCAGGAACGAGGCCCACCCATGGGTAAGGATATCGATGACCAGGGCGCGGTTTGTCAGGGCGAGCACCACTGCCGCGATGGCGACGGCCCAGGCTGTGAAGGTGACTTTGAGGGCGCGCCGGCCGAGCCGCCGGTCGCCGGCGACCACCTGTGCAGCTCCCGGAATCACCAAGGTCAGCAGCAGGAGGATAAAGGCACGTTTTGTCCGCACGCCCGGGGCGGCGGCCTGGGGGTAGCGCACGGGATCGGTGTAGCCGCTCCCTGCGTTGTATTGCTGGTTCATTGCTGTCCTAGTCCGTTCCGGCCAGGGCGGTGCGCAGGGCAGCGCCCTTCGCCATGGCGGACTGGCGCAGTCCCCCGGCAAAATCGATGAGCTGCTGCTGCAGGCGGGCTGCCAGGGGATCGGTACCTGCGGCCAGCATCCGCACCGCCAGCAGTCCGGCGTTCCGGGCACCGCCAATGGAGACCGCAGCAACCGGCACGCCGGCAGGCATCTGGACGATGGACAGCAGGGAATCCATGCCGTCCAGGTACTTCAGCGGCACGGGAACACCGATGACGGGAAGCGGAGTCACGGAGGCAAGCATGCCGGGCAGATGGGCCGCACCGCCGGCTCCGGCAATGATGACCCGCAGGCCGCGCCGGTGGGCATTCTGTCCGTACTCCAGCATGTCCGCCGGCATCCGGTGGGCGGAGACGACGTCGGCTTCGTAGGGAATGTCGAATTCGGCCAGCGCGGCAGCTGCGGCGTCCATGACCGGCCAATCGGAGTCCGAACCCATAACGAGGCCTACCAGCGGTGTGGTAGCACGGTGGGGCATGCTTTCAGTTCTCCTTCAGGGGGTCGCGGCCGTCACGGATGATGGCCGCCGCCCGGCCGGCACTGCGGCGGAGGGCGGGGACGCCGTCGGCGGAACCGACGGCATTAACGTGGCCGATCTTACGTCCCGTACGCACCGATTTGCCGTAGGTATGGACCTTGGCGGCGGGTTCGGCCGCCAGGGCCAGGGGATAGGAGGCAAACAGGTCGCTGTTTTCCCCGCCGAGGATGTTTTTCATCACGGCCGCCCCGCCGGTCAGGTCCGTTGACCCGAGGGGGAGGTCCAGGACCGCCCGCAGGTGCTGTTCGAACTGGCCGGTGACGGAGCCGTCCATGGTCCAGTGCCCGGAGTTGTGCGGGCGCATCGCAAGTTCATTGACCAGAAATCCGGGGCCGCGGCCGGGAGTCTCGAAAAGTTCGGCAGCCATCACACCGGTCACGCCCAGTTCAGCGGCCAGGCGCAGGGCGGCGGCGGCAGCAGCTTCCGCGACAGCAGGATCAAGATCCGGCGCGGGCGCAATGACCTCGTCGCAGACCCCGCGAACCTGGATGGACTCAACGACGGGCCAGGCCGCCGTTTCCCCGCTTGGTGTGCGGGCGACGAGGGCCGACAACTCGCGGCTGAAGGGGACTTTTTCCTCGGCCAGCAGCGGCCCGTTGCCGAACCAGTCGGCGCTGTCCCTGGCGGAACCGGCGTCGTCGACAACCCGCACGCCCTTGCCGTCGTAACCGCCGCGCGGTGTCTTCAGGACCACGGGCCAGCCAGCTGAGTTGCCGAAGGCCACCAGCTCCTCGACCGTGGTCACCTCCGCCCAGCGGGGATTGGGCAGGCCCAGGCGTTCCACGGCAGCACGCATAACGAGCTTGTCCTGTGCATGGATCAGCGCAGCGGGACCGGGCCGGACGTTGGTGCCCTTCTCGACCAGGGCCAGCAGATGCTCCCCGGGGACGTGCTCATGGTCAAACGTGACCAC
This window of the Arthrobacter sp. zg-Y919 genome carries:
- a CDS encoding MDR family MFS transporter gives rise to the protein MTTTAEPVSGPLLLTQKRIWIIFSALIAGMLLSSLDQTIVSTAMPTIVGELGGVEHQTWITTAYLLATTIVMPIYGKFGDVLGRRNLFLFAIALFTAASVGCAFATDFWAFVVFRAIQGLGGGGLMILSQAIIADIVPANQRGKYLGPLGGIFGLSAVAGPLLGGFFVDHMTWQWAFYINIPIGIIAFLIAFFTLTLPTKKAQKRIDIGGVVFLSIATTCLIFFTDFGGRDDYGWTDPMTLAFGAGMLAAALIFVMIERRVEDPIIPLSLFRNPIFVNSTAIGFTLGMGMFAALAFVPTFLQMSTGTSAAVSGLLMLPMMVGMMGTSIYSGLAITKHGTYKKYPIMGAALVILAMLWMTTLSADTPVWVICAQLFVFGAGLGYIMQVVVLVVQNSVPVDQIGTATSSNNYFREVGASLGVAIFGAMFTSRLSDNLEATFAGAGLDAGAAGEATATLQPSVLDTLPEPLREGIVTAYADSLAPVFWYLIPFLVIALVLAFFLKEIPLSDVAGMVARGEAVGGPEADRLEAERLAALKGTGREATSPSGTPAEGGRAEAPEAPLQAPENPYREK
- a CDS encoding TetR/AcrR family transcriptional regulator; protein product: MINSAPGDECGLRERKRTATRAAITAHARTLTAAHGVNGFTVEQLCERVGISRRTFFNYFPAKEDAILGSPADDLPEDLVQRFIAGGPGAAGNGLSPTLVADFVDLAVGMTERMAMSRTEMAQLKKAVGAEPRLIHKAMHGSQEAEETFARIVATRESLPVDDARVRAVVTVFGAMVQRAGLRFFDPANTDSYRRTLVTEVNAAIEVFSPASLLPIEPADPRPASTSPATTGSVDTAKDTE
- a CDS encoding class II fumarate hydratase → MTSDTPEYRIEHDTMGEVRVPASALYRAQTQRAVENFPISGTTLEPSHIEALARIKKAAATANAELGVLDEERARAIEKAADAVAGGTYNDQFPIDIFQTGSGTSSNMNTNEVLAELATRALKDAGSETTVHPNDHVNASQSSNDVFPTSVHVAATSALINKLIPALEHLAGSLERKAEEFKDVVKSGRTHLMDATPVTLGQEFGGYAAQVRYGIERVNASLPRVAEVPLGGTAVGTGINTPAGFPQRVIELLAADTGLPLTEARDHFEAQANRDALVEVSGMLRTIAVSFSKIANDLRWMGSGPNTGLGEIAIPDLQPGSSIMPGKVNPVISEAVLQVAAQVVGNDAAVAWAGTFGYFELNVGIPVIAANLLESIRLLANSSVVMADKMIDGIEANVERARYLAEASPSIVTPLNKFIGYENAAKIAKYSVKEGKTIRQAVEDLGYLERGELTVEQLDKALDVLSMTKPPQA
- a CDS encoding carbonic anhydrase, whose product is METETETTITPAQAWHRLRKGNERFVAGTASHPNQDAPRRSSLVEGQNPFAVIFGCSDSRLAAEIIFDLGLGDAFVVRTAGQVIDDAVLGSLEYSVDTLGVPLIAVLGHDNCGAVTAAKETVDTGEMPSGYVRSLVERITPSVLAAQRKDLHEVNDMVVEHTKQTAERLVDSSRLIAAAVDEGRVAVIGLSYRLAEGSAELVSGFGALEHPAVLRTTLPK
- a CDS encoding DUF4245 domain-containing protein: MSETHPDPQQTDDAVTPVLTAKQAKRANATVMGMLIATGLTLALCLVPVLLNPAPKMQARDVDVAAAANQAAGDAGYVPLALELPDGWTANYARWNAGTNDGVPNWEVGYLTPETEFISLTQTNAANPTWIFQHTGDSTVSGERQSGGVTWELRDSSNGEATLVTEIEGQTLLLSGSADLAEFDVLAEHAVQDLRGN
- the glpX gene encoding class II fructose-bisphosphatase, with protein sequence MRFDVSKGAQYSTLSPALAVGDSEPDRNLALELVRVTEAAAIAGGHWVGFGDKNAADGAAVDAMRSLISTVHFNGVVVIGEGEKDEAPMLYNGEHVGDGTGALCDVAVDPIDGTRLTALGINNALAVLAVAERGTMFDPSAVFYMEKLVTGPEAADMVDLRLPVKQNLHLIAKAKGKKINQLNVMVLERDRHKPLVQEIRDAGARTRMLMDGDVAGGIAAAREGTDVDALMGIGGTPEGIITACAVKTLGGVIQGRLWPTSDDEKQKAIDAGHDLDRVMSTNDLVWSDNCYFAATGITDGDLLRGVRYKKDRVLTQSIVMRSKSGTIRVVDGEHQAHKWESYARSM
- a CDS encoding peptidoglycan bridge formation glycyltransferase FemA/FemB family protein, producing the protein MTLRVTPCSDAASWNETVNRFRGHPQQLWGWGQTKAQHGWSVDRVLVSDDSGTVLGSAQVLLRALPFPFRALAYIPRGPQGEPGRELDVLDAVGSYVKSTHSAVALSIEPDWDADGKLVAGLPGLGFRRSENTILIGRTLILDLQRSLEDLSGDMSKKHRQYIRKSGREDLTYRRVTRAEIAKCLAVYKLTAQRADFGIHEDAYYLDIFDNLGEDSPVYAAFKGEDVVAFLWLSTSGYTAFELYGGMTEEGERLRANYALKWHAISDMKERGITRYDFNGLLNDGVSKFKMGWAKHEDQLAGTWDKPLSPLYPVFSTALPVAKTGMRKARGVLTAVKSRLGR
- the manA gene encoding mannose-6-phosphate isomerase, class I, whose amino-acid sequence is MYLLRNTLRPYAWGSTTAMAELFGREPSGEPEAELWIGAHSGAPSVLVPPVAGSDTLDELIATDPERMLGADAVARFGPELPFLAKILAAGAPLSLQVHPTPEQARAGYAAEEEAGIDRGARDRNYKDEHHKPEMIFALTPFEALCGFRSPDEAAGLFRALTAAVSASGRDVPELLEWIVAELSSGHPAPERLQSVFRALINDGEAVRAAVELSAAAAESARGTYGREMATLAELNGYYPGDPGVLLSLLLNRVSLQPGDAVYLPAGNVHAYLSGLGVEVMAASDNVLRGGLTPKHVDVPELLKTVDFRPLGVPYLSADTTGPGQQVFRPPFEEFALQRLELAQGPAGSAGDSLPTELPVLQNGPAVVIAVRGTIVLASPTGSLTLEAGQSAFVPAAEAPVTARLAADSAQHDDGALAFAVTVGTAPDREPDAPRLDLGA
- a CDS encoding LCP family protein: MNQQYNAGSGYTDPVRYPQAAAPGVRTKRAFILLLLTLVIPGAAQVVAGDRRLGRRALKVTFTAWAVAIAAVVLALTNRALVIDILTHGWASFLVMIILAVLAVAWALLFLNTLRIIRPPLLERGVRPLVSICLALLMIATSGSLAYGAYLLNVSRQTFGSIFASGPSLDPVDGRYNFLLMGGDAGEDRTGLRPDSISMISVDAKTGQPVTFSIPRNFQNAQFPADSPLNDVYPTGYDCGDECIINSLYQTVTENYADLYPGSDDPGAEAMMDAVSGTLGLEVQGYVIVDMEGFSHLIDAMGGIKINSGGWVPITAGEIPGTNRHYPPDGWIPPGVQTLDGYHALWYARSREFVTDYHRISRQQCVQQAMIAQMDPATLLTRFQAIATAGEEIVETDLPQDQLGSFVDLALKAKGLTMQRMTIGPPDFGSAAENFVTYPDFNLIHARVQDFLAGTESSPVEPDPAPAPAEEAAPEEAAPAEAAPDAGTDGEAADGTPLTEVPQEEEAEITVEYLQYLAEIGDDVTLGSILNNNGECSPG
- the purE gene encoding 5-(carboxyamino)imidazole ribonucleotide mutase: MPHRATTPLVGLVMGSDSDWPVMDAAAAALAEFDIPYEADVVSAHRMPADMLEYGQNAHRRGLRVIIAGAGGAAHLPGMLASVTPLPVIGVPVPLKYLDGMDSLLSIVQMPAGVPVAAVSIGGARNAGLLAVRMLAAGTDPLAARLQQQLIDFAGGLRQSAMAKGAALRTALAGTD